From Streptosporangium album, the proteins below share one genomic window:
- a CDS encoding methyltransferase domain-containing protein, with amino-acid sequence MSEVRSVVARDDIFSRRIREQWTGQSGRRLDALIAGCGWPEPLQLELDEMEARITGVDEDLPVLRTSTSARKDLDSWTLGDLRSVPVAPRAFDIIYVSFLLERIEHPELVLDRLLTGLRPGGLLLLQMRDRTSAYGTWDRLMPSALRRLLWHRFAPAGAVGPLPSCYGQITSREGMHSFCLTRGLMVTDDSSATSGPALRGPLGGLTRTACSILETLSRGRWRASHDEIIMVIRKPQSHFARLV; translated from the coding sequence ATGTCAGAGGTACGGTCGGTCGTCGCTCGAGACGACATATTCAGTCGGCGGATCCGCGAGCAGTGGACGGGGCAGTCAGGTCGGCGGCTCGACGCCCTGATCGCCGGGTGCGGGTGGCCCGAGCCGCTGCAGCTGGAGCTGGATGAGATGGAGGCGCGGATCACCGGCGTCGACGAGGATCTGCCGGTGCTGCGGACCAGCACCTCCGCGCGCAAGGACCTGGACTCCTGGACGCTGGGAGACCTGCGCTCGGTGCCGGTGGCGCCGAGGGCGTTCGACATCATCTACGTGTCGTTCCTGCTGGAGCGGATCGAGCATCCTGAGCTCGTGCTCGACCGGCTGCTCACCGGCCTGCGGCCGGGCGGGCTGCTGCTGCTGCAGATGCGCGACAGGACCTCCGCCTACGGGACGTGGGACCGGCTGATGCCCTCGGCGCTGCGGCGGCTGCTGTGGCACAGGTTCGCCCCGGCCGGCGCCGTGGGGCCCCTACCTTCCTGCTACGGGCAGATCACCTCGCGCGAGGGGATGCACTCCTTCTGCCTGACACGCGGGCTCATGGTGACCGACGACTCCTCCGCCACGAGCGGACCAGCGCTGCGCGGCCCGCTGGGCGGGCTGACGCGCACCGCCTGCTCGATACTGGAGACCCTCTCCAGGGGTCGGTGGCGCGCCTCCCACGATGAGATCATCATGGTGATCCGCAAGCCCCAGAGCCACTTCGCCCGGCTGGTCTGA
- the cysC gene encoding adenylyl-sulfate kinase has product MTAPFDWTPDAHELADLELLLSGAFQPLTGFLNSADAHAVEDHGMLADGTPWPAPVSLTLPGDHPAAAGDRITLRDPEGAALAVLTVTERVGTSVAGPVEALDEPEHGPFARLRRTPAEIRKELADREVLAVTMRGPLDDLEEIRATAEELDAAILLLPLAFGEGGPAVVRAALKARDRLPEGTLVAVVPLAPRQDPSIDLELREHVAEAYGATEHLAGPEPVTLPGPPHRRGLVVFFTGLSGSGKSTVARGLRDTLAERGSRTVTYLDGDVVRRLLSAGLSFSREDRDLNIRRIGFVAAEAARHGGLAICAPIAPYAATRDEVRAMVEAVGADFLLVHVATPLAECERRDRKGLYAKARAGLIPEFTGVSDPYEEPDDADLVIDTTSISVERAVQQVLDPLIQGGWVR; this is encoded by the coding sequence ATGACGGCGCCTTTCGACTGGACCCCCGACGCTCATGAGCTGGCCGATCTGGAGCTGCTGCTCTCCGGCGCGTTCCAGCCGTTGACGGGCTTCCTGAACTCGGCGGACGCGCACGCGGTGGAGGATCACGGCATGCTGGCGGACGGCACGCCGTGGCCCGCGCCCGTGTCGCTCACCCTGCCCGGCGACCACCCCGCCGCCGCCGGCGACCGGATCACGCTACGCGACCCCGAGGGCGCCGCGCTGGCCGTACTGACCGTCACCGAGCGTGTGGGCACTTCCGTCGCCGGACCGGTGGAGGCGCTGGACGAGCCCGAGCACGGACCGTTCGCACGGCTGCGCCGCACTCCCGCCGAGATCCGCAAGGAGCTCGCCGACCGGGAGGTGCTGGCGGTCACCATGCGCGGCCCGCTGGACGACCTGGAGGAGATCAGAGCGACCGCCGAGGAGCTGGACGCGGCGATCCTGCTGCTCCCGCTGGCCTTCGGCGAAGGCGGGCCCGCGGTGGTCCGCGCCGCCCTCAAAGCCCGTGACCGGCTCCCCGAGGGCACGCTCGTGGCCGTGGTGCCGCTCGCTCCCCGGCAGGATCCCAGCATCGACCTGGAACTGCGCGAGCACGTGGCCGAAGCCTACGGCGCGACGGAGCACCTGGCCGGCCCCGAACCCGTGACGCTCCCCGGGCCGCCGCACCGGCGGGGGCTGGTGGTCTTCTTCACCGGCCTGTCGGGCTCCGGCAAGTCCACCGTCGCGCGGGGGCTGCGGGACACGCTGGCCGAACGCGGCAGCCGTACGGTCACCTACCTCGACGGCGACGTGGTCCGCCGCCTGCTGTCGGCGGGGCTGAGCTTCTCCAGGGAGGACCGCGACCTGAACATCCGCCGGATCGGGTTCGTCGCCGCCGAGGCCGCCCGGCACGGCGGGCTGGCGATCTGCGCGCCCATAGCGCCCTACGCCGCCACCCGTGACGAGGTCCGCGCGATGGTCGAAGCCGTCGGCGCCGACTTCCTGCTGGTCCATGTGGCCACCCCGCTCGCCGAGTGCGAGCGCCGCGACCGCAAGGGACTCTACGCCAAGGCCCGGGCCGGGCTCATCCCCGAGTTCACCGGCGTCTCCGACCCCTACGAGGAGCCCGACGACGCGGACCTGGTCATCGACACCACGTCGATCAGCGTGGAGCGGGCCGTCCAGCAGGTGCTGGACCCGCTGATCCAGGGAGGGTGGGTCCGCTGA
- a CDS encoding sulfite exporter TauE/SafE family protein, with product MAIDLPLAVGSFLVAIVVGLTGMGGGALMTPMMMLFFNVPPLAAVSSDLVASAVMKPVGGIVHMRRGTVSLRLVGWLCAGSVPAAFCGVLVARAFGDGEQVQQTIKYALGGALLLAVAGLVAKAWLSRHEGRRGKASADLGEIVVRPFPTLLVGTIGGLVVGISSVGSGSLIIVALLALYPALKANQLVGTDLVQAVPLVMSAALGHLLFGDFQLDVTTSLLAGSIPGVYLGARISARAPGGIIRALLAVVLLASALKLLDVGNAATLWILAGAVAAGAVGWSLLRDRARPEVGVAGEVGEGPQAAGSGVEPGVSPRRAR from the coding sequence ATGGCCATCGACCTCCCGCTCGCCGTCGGCTCGTTCCTCGTCGCGATCGTCGTCGGCCTGACCGGCATGGGCGGCGGCGCGCTGATGACGCCGATGATGATGCTGTTCTTCAACGTGCCGCCGCTGGCGGCCGTCTCCAGCGATCTCGTCGCCTCCGCCGTGATGAAGCCGGTCGGCGGGATCGTCCACATGCGGCGGGGCACGGTCAGCCTGCGGCTGGTCGGCTGGCTGTGCGCGGGATCGGTGCCCGCGGCCTTCTGCGGAGTGCTCGTGGCCCGGGCCTTCGGGGACGGGGAGCAGGTCCAGCAGACGATCAAATACGCCCTGGGCGGCGCGCTGCTGCTGGCCGTCGCCGGGCTGGTCGCCAAGGCCTGGCTCTCGCGGCACGAGGGTCGCAGGGGGAAGGCCTCGGCGGACCTCGGCGAGATCGTCGTGCGCCCATTTCCGACCTTACTGGTCGGTACAATTGGTGGTCTGGTCGTCGGGATCTCCTCCGTGGGCTCAGGATCGTTGATCATCGTGGCGCTGCTCGCGCTCTACCCCGCGCTGAAGGCCAACCAGCTCGTCGGCACCGACCTCGTCCAGGCCGTGCCGCTGGTCATGTCGGCCGCCCTCGGCCACCTGCTCTTCGGTGACTTCCAACTCGACGTCACCACCTCGCTGCTGGCCGGCTCGATCCCCGGCGTCTACCTGGGCGCGCGGATCTCCGCCCGGGCGCCTGGCGGGATCATCCGGGCACTGCTCGCGGTGGTGCTGCTGGCCTCCGCGTTGAAGCTCCTCGACGTGGGAAACGCGGCCACCCTCTGGATCCTGGCCGGCGCCGTGGCGGCCGGGGCCGTCGGATGGTCACTGCTCAGGGACCGCGCCCGCCCGGAGGTAGGGGTCGCGGGCGAGGTCGGAGAAGGTCCGCAGGCCGCCGGGAGTGGTGTCGAACCGGGTGTCTCCCCGAGGCGCGCGCGGTGA